The DNA sequence gagctgtggaggctgggtcattgaatatatttaaggtggagatagacagatgtttgagcgataagggagtgaagggttatggggagcgggcggggaagtggagctgagtccatgatcggatcagccatgattgtattgaatggcggagcaggctcgaggggccgaatggccgactcctgctcctattcctaatgctctcacacacagcctgtaccttGGGGTATATTATACAGTTGAGCGCTCCCACCCAACATACCCTTCGAAGCCCCCACACCCAACACCCCGACAGGATCATCGGAAAACCTGTCGGGACCCCAGGCACACACCCCATCACATCCCGCTGGGCAGTGGGAGGGGTCAGCGGGTCAGACGCTGACCTTTCACCCTCCGGGGACCCAGGGGTCAAATGCCGTCTCGGACGCGGCGGGGTCGAGGGTCTCACCGCTGTGATGGGGTCAGGGGAGCAGCGGGAGAGGTTCCGATGAGAAATCggagagaggagcgggggggggggggggcttgatgTCGGAACACCGGCTGACGGGAATCGCGTACAAACCTCCACATCGGGCATCCGAATGGGCTCCACTTCCCGGAGTGTGATCAGCTCGGGAGAGGCTGTGAGTCCGGGCGCTGGCTCTGTGGGAGGAAACGCATCGTCAGAGACAGGGAGAAactcgggcagagagagagtgtgtgtctctgtgtgtggctgcttttcattatttgttcctgggatgtgggctgcatttattgcccattcctaagtgttacttgtgtgtgtgtgtgtatgtatgtgcacGTGTCTGTGTCCCTATATCTGTGACTGTATATGTCTTTGCATCTGTGTCTgtgcagctgtgtgtgtgtctgtgtatgtgtctgtgtttatgtttatttctgtgtgtgtatgtctgtgtgtgtctgtgtttatttctatgtgtgtgtgtgtctgtgtgtgtgtttatttctttgtctgtgtgtgtgtgtatgtctgcgtGTTTATTTCTGTGTGTATGTTGTTTatttttgtgtgtatgtgtgtgtgttgtttatttctgtgtgtatgtgtgtgtatgtttgtgtttatttctgtatgtatgtctgtgtgtgtatgtctgtgtttatttctgtgtgtgtgtctgtgtgtgtgtatgtgtgtttatttctgtgtgtgtgtatgtgtatatatgtctgtgtgtttatttctctgtgtgcgtgtgtatgtctgtgtttatttctgtgtgtgtatgtctgtgtgtgtgtgtttatttctgtgtgtgtgtatatgtgtttatttctgtgtgtgtatgtctgtgtgtgtgtgtttatttctgtgtgtgtgtatatgtgtttttttctgtgtgtgtgtgggtgtgtgtatgtgtttatttctgtatgtgtgtttgtgtgtttatttctgtgtgtgtgtgtatgtatgtgtgtgtatgtctgtgcatgtgtgtgtgtgtttatttctgtgtgtgtgtgtgtgtatgtatgtgtgtttatttctctgtgtgtgtgtatgtgtgtttatttctgtgtgtgtgtatgtatgtgtgtgtatgtctgtgtgtgtgtgtgtatatgtgtttatttctgtgtgtgtgtatgtctgtgtgtgtgtgtgtatatatgtgtttatttctgtgtgtgtgtatgtctgtgtgtgtatgtctgtgtttatttctatgtctgtgtgtctgtttatttctgtgtgtgtatgtctgtgtgtgtctgtgtttatttctatgtgtgtgtgtgtctgtgtgtgtgtttatttgtgtgtgtgtctgtgtatgtctgtgtgtgtgtgtatgtctgtgtgtttaTTTCTGTGTGTATGTTGTttatttctgtgtgtatgtgtgtgttgtttatttctgtgtgtatgtgtgtgtatgtttgtgtttatttctgtatgtatgtctgtgtgtgtatgtctgtgtttatttctgtgtgtgtgtctgtgtgtgtgtatgtgtgtttatttctgtgtgtgtgtatgtctgtgtttatttctgtgtatgtgtgtgtgtatatatatgtctgtgtttatttctctgtgtgcgtgtgtatgtctgtgtttatctctgtgtgtgtatgtctgtgtgtgtgtgtttatttctctgtgtgtatatgtgtttatttctgtgtgtgtgtatgtctgtgtgtgtgtgtttatttctgtgtgtgtgtgtatatgtgtttatttctgtgtgtgtgtgggtgtgtgtatgtgtttatttctgtgtgtgtgtgtatgtgtttatttctgtgtgtgtgtatgtatgtgtgtttatttctgtgtgtgtgtgtgtatatgtgtttatttctgtgtgtgtgtatgtgtgtgtttatttctgtgtgtgtgtttatttctgtgtgtgtgtgtgtgtatgtatgtgtgtgtatgtctgtgtgtgtgtgtatgtgtgtttatttctctgtgtgtgtgtgtgtgtgcatgtatgtgtgtttatttctgtgtgtgtgtatgtgtgtttatttctctgtgtgtgtgtatgtgtgtttatttctgtgtgtgtatgtatgtgtgtgtatgtctgtgtgtgtgtgtatatgtgtttatttctgtgtgtgtgtatgtctgtgtttatttctgtttatttctgtgtgtgtgtgtatgtgtgtttatttcggtgtgtgtgtatgtctgtgcgtGTATGTCTGTGTTTATTTCTGTttatttctctgtgtgtgtgtgtgtatgtgtgtttatttcggtgtgtgtgtatgtctgtgcgcGTATGTCTGTGTTTATTTCTGTttatttctctgtgtgtgtgtgtatgtgtttatttctctgtgtgtgtatgtgtgtttatttctgtgtgtgtgtgtatgtatgtgtgtttatttctgtgtgtgtgtgtgtttatttctgtgtgtgtgtgtgtgtatgtatgtgtgtttatttctgtgtgtgtgtgtatgtgtgtttatatgtgtttatttctgtctctgtgtgtgtgtgtgtatgtctgtgtttatTTCTGTttatttctctgtgtgtgtgtatgtgtgtttatttatgtgtgtgtttgtgtgtatgtgtgtttatttctgtgtgtgtatgtctgtgtgtatgtctgtgtttatttctgtgtgtgtgtgtgtgtgtatgtctgtgtttatttatgtgtgtgtgtgtttatttctgtgtgtgtgtgcgtgtgtgtgtatgtgtgtttatttctgtgtgtgtgtgtgtgtgtgtttatttctgtgtgtgtgtatgtctgtgtgtgtatgcctgtgttTATTTCTGTTTATttctctctgtgtgtgtatgtgtgtttatttatatgtgtgttgtgtatgtgtgtgtctgtgtatgttgtGTTTATTTCTGTTTatttgtctgtttgtgtgtgtgtatgtgtgtttatttctgtgtgtgtgtctgtgtgtttatttctgtgagtgtgtctgtgtgtgtgtctatgtgtgtgtctgtgtgtgtgtctgtgtgtgtgtgtgtttatttctgtgtgtctgtgtgtgtgtgtctgtgtgtgtgtgtatgtctgtgtgtgtgtctgtgtgtgtatgtgtgtgtgtctgtgtgtgtgtgtttatttctgtgtgtgtatgtgtgtttatttctgtgtgtatgtgtgtgtgtctgtgtgtgtgtctgtgtgtatgtctgtgtgtgtgtgtgtctgtgtgtgtgtgtgtctgtgtgtgtatgtgtgtttatttctgtgtgtgtgtgtttatttctgtgtgtgtgtctgtgtgtgtgctgtgtctgtgtgtgtgtttatttctgtgtgtgtgtctgtgtgtgtttatttctgtctgtgtgtgtgtgtgtgtctgtctgtctgtgtgtgtgtgtgtttatttctgtctgtgtgtgtgtgtgtgtgtgtgtgtgtctgtgtgtgtgtgtgtctgtgtgtgtttatttctctgtatgtgtgtctgtgtccggATGCCCGACATCCGgccctgccccgacctgtgtgggaACATCTGCAGCAAGTCGGGGCCTTTAAAGGAACACACCACGACagagtacagcgcgagctggtgcaggggggCGACTGGATGTGACATcagcataacccaggtcggtgattggagcgtgggcaggcacagcaggagcggcgagctcGGGGCGAAGGAAAGGCGTgatcactgcgatatgtgtgcgcattgggtccgtgcagcagagcaagtctccagtcgtcctggttaacccttgcccctggaccaagacctagctctgtcaagccccatgtggtggctggtgtgcaacggtcaccccacattaaacacatccacccacagacatcttccacccttcaacatgtagttcgggtccttcattgaaacacctgtgaactcatccctttgtggcatggaagcaagtcatcctcgattcgagggaccgctgatgatgatgatgatgatgtctgtgactgtgtgtgtctgtatgtctgtgtgtgtgtgtgtgtgtgtgtgtgtgtctgtttctgtctgtgctctggaaatttcagcgggtcaggcagcatctgtggagaggaagcagagctaacgtttcaggtcgataacccttcgtcagtattttgcttttgtatatctgtctgtttgtgtctgtttgtgtgtgtcacaTGTTCTACCCCACgtgaacgagaggtgatccaaaactcgactgccccgtgtcctaactcgcaccaagtcccactcacccatcaccccctgtgctcactgccctgtgtcctaactcgcaccaagtcccactcacccatcaccccctgtgctcactgccccgtgtcctaactcgcaccaagtcccactcacccatcaccccctgtgctcactgccccgtgtcctaactcgcaccaagtcccactcacccatcaccccctgtgctcgctgccccgtgtcctaactcacacccagtcccgctcacccatcaccccctgtgctcgctgccccgtgtcctaactcgcaccaagtcccactcacccatcaccccctgtgctcactgccccgtgtccgaactcgcaccaagtcccactcacccatcaccccctgtgctcactgccccgtgtcctaactcgcacccagtcccattcacccatcaccccctgtgctcgctgccccgtgtcctaactcacacccagtcccgctcacccatcaccccctgtgctcactgccccgtgtcctaactcacacccagtcccgctcacccatcaccccctgtgctcgctgccccgtgtcctaactcacacccagtcccgctcacccatcaccccctgtgctcgctgccccgtgtcctaactcgcaccaagtcccgctcacccatcaccccctgtgctcactgccccgtgtcctaactcacaccgagtgccgctcacccatcaccccctgtgctcactgccccgtgtcctaactcacacccagtcccactcacccatcacctcctgtgctcgctgccccgtgtcctaactcgcaccaagtcccactcacccatcaccccctgtgctcactgccccgtgtcctatctcgcaccaagtcctactcacccatcaccccctgtgctcgctgccccgtgtcctaactcgcaccaagtcccgctcacccatcaccccctgtgctcgctgccccgtgtcctaactcgcaccaagtcccactcacccatcaccccctgtgctcgctgccccgtgtcctaactcgcaccaagtcccactcacccatcaccccctgtgctcgctgccccgtgtcctaactcgcaccaagtcccactcacccatcacccctgtggtcgctgccccgtgtcctaactcgcaccaagtcccgctcacccatcaccccctgtgctcgctgccccgtgtcctaactcgcaccgagtcccactcacccattacctcctgtgctcactgccctgtgtcctaactaacaccaagtcccgctcaccaatcaccccctgtgctcgctgccccgtgtcctaactcgcaccaagtcccactcacccatcacccctgtgctcgctgccccgtgtcctaactcgcaccaagtcccactcacccatcaccccctgtgctcactgccccgtgacctaactcgcacccagtcccactcacccatcaccccctgtgctcactgccccttgtcctaactcgcacccagtcccactcacccatcacccgctgtgctcactgccccgtgtcctaactcacacccagtcccactcacccatcaccccctgtgctcgctgccccgtgtcctaactcgcaccaagtcccactcacccatcaccccctgtgctcactgccccgtgtcctaactcgcacccagtcccattcactcatcaccccctgtgctcactgccccgtgtcgtaactcacacccagtcccactcacccatcacccgctgtgctcactgccccatgtcctaactcgcaccaattcccactcacccatcaccccctgtgctcgctgccccgtgtcctaactcacaccgagtcccgctcacccatcaccccctgtgctcactgccccgtgtcctaactcgcaccaagtcccactcacccatcaccccctgtgctcactgccccgtgtcctaactcgcacccagtcccactcacccatcaccacctgtgctcactgccccgtgtcctaactcacacccagtcccactcacccatcacccgctgtgctcactgccccatgtcctaactcgcaccaagtcccactcacccatcaccccctgtgctcgctgccccgtgtcccaactcgcaccaagtcccactcacccatcaccccctgtgctcactgccccgtgtcctaactcgcacccagtcccactcacccatcaccccctgtgctcactgccccgtgtcctaactcacacccagtcccactcacccatcaccccctgtgctcgctgccccatgtcctaactcacacccagtcccgctcacccatcaccccctgtgctcactgccccatgtcctaactcgcaccaagtcccactcacccatcaccccctgtgctcgctgccccgtgtcctaactcgcaccaagtcccactcacccatcaccccctgtgctcactgccccgtgtcctaactcgcacccagtcccactcacccatcaccccctgtgctcactgccccgtgtcctaactcacacccagtcccactcacccatcaccccctgtgcttactgccccgtgtcctaactcgcacccagtcccactcacccatcaccccctgtgctcgctgccccatgtcctaactcacacccagtcccgctcacccatcatcccctgtgctcactgccccgtgtcctaactcacacccagtcccgctcacccatcacgccctgtgctcgctgccccgtgtcctaactcacacccagtcccgctcacccatcaccccctgtgctctctgccccgtgtcctaactcacaccgagtgccgctcacctatcaccccctgtgctcactgccccgtgtcctatctcgcaccaagtcccactcacccattacctcctgtgctcactgccctgtgtcctaactaacaccaagtcccgctcaccaatcactccctgtgctcactgccctgtgtcctaactcgcaccaagtcccgctcacccatcaccccctgtgctcactgccccgtgtccgaacttgcaccaagtcccgctgacccatcacccactgtgctcactgccccgtgtcctaactcgcacccagtcccactcacccatcaccccctgttctcgctgccccgtgtccgaactcaaaccgagtcccgttcacccatcaccccctgtgctcgctgccccgtgtccgaactcgcaccgagtcccgctcacccatcaccccctgtgctcactgccccgtgtcctaactcgcaccaagtcccgctcacccatcaccctctgtgctcactgccccgtgtcctaactcacacccagtcccactcacccatcaccccctgtgctcactgccccgtgtcctagctcgcacccagtcccactcacccatcaccccctgtgctcgctgccccgtgtcctaactcacacccagtcccgctcacccatcaccccctgtgctcactgccccgtgtcctaactcacacccagtcccgctcacccatcaccccctgtgctcgctgccccgtgtcctaactcacacccagtcccgctcacccatcaccccctgtgctccctgccccgtgtcctaactcacacccagtcccgctcacccatcaccccctgtgctcgctgccccgtgtcctaactcgcaccaagtcccactcacccttcaccccctgtgctcactgccccgtgtcctaactcgcacccagtcccactcacccatcaccccctgtgctcgctgccccgtgtcctaactcacacccagtcccgctcacccatcaccccctgtgctcactgccccgtgtcctaactcacacccagtcccactcacccatcaccccctgtgctcactgccccgtgtcctaactcacacccagtcccgctcacccatcaccccctgtgctcgctgccccgtgtcctaactcacacccagtcccgctcacccatcaccccctgtgctccctgccccgtgtcctaactcacacccagtcccgctcacccatcaccccctgtgctcgctgccccgtgtcctaactcacacccagtcccgctcacccatcacccccctgtgctcactgccccgtgtcctaactcacacccagtcccactcacccatcaccccctgtgctcactgccccgtgtcctaactcacaccgagtgccgctcacccatcaccccctgtgctcactgccccgtgtcctaactcacacccagtcccactcacccatcaccccctgtgctcgctgccccgtgtcctaactcgcaccaagtcccactcacccatcaccccctgtgctcgctgccccgtgtcctaactcgcaccgagtcccgctcacccatcaccccctgtgctcactgccccgtgtcctatctcgcaccaagtcccactcacccatcaccccctgtgctcgctgccccgtgtcctaactcgcaccaagtcccgctcacccatcaccccctgtgctcgctgccccgtgtcctaactcgcaccaagtcccactcacccatcacccctgtggtcgctgtcccgtgtcctaactcgcaccaagtcccgctcacccatcaccccctgtgctcgctgccccgtgtcctaactcgcaccgagtcccgctcacccattacctcctgtgctcactgccctgtgtcctaactaacacccagtcccgctcaccaatcaccccctgtgctcactgccctgtgtcctaactcgcaccaagtcccgctcacccatcaccccctgtgctcactgccccgtgtccgaacttgcaccaagtcccgctgacccatcaccccctgtgctcactgccccgtgacctaactcgcacgcagtcccactcacccatcaccccctgtgctcgctgccccgtgtccgaactcaaaccgagtcccgttcacccatcaccccctgtgctcgctgccccgtgttctaactcgcaccgagtcccgctcacccattaccccctgtgctcactgccccgtgtcctaactcgcaccaagtcccgctcacccatcaccccctgtgctcactgccccgtgtcctaactcacacccagtcccactcacccatcaccccctgtgctcactgccccgtgtcctagctcgcacccagtcccgctcacccatcaccccctatgctcactgcccgtgtcctaactcgcaccaagtcccgctcacccatcaccccctgtgctcactgccccatgtcctaactcacacccagtcccactcacccatcacccgctgtgctcgctgccccgtgtcctaactcgcaccgagtcccgctcacccatcaccccctgtgctcactgccccgtgtcctatctcgcaccaagtcccactcacccatcaccccctgtgctcgctgccccgtgtcctaactcgcaccaagtcccactcacccatcaccccctgtgctcgctgccccgtgtcctaactcgcaccgagtcccgctcagccatcaccccctgtgctcactgccccgtgtcctatctcgcaccaagtcccactcacccatcaccccctgtgctcgctgccccgtcccaaactcgcaccaagtcccgctcacccatcaccccctgtgctcgctgccccgtgtcctaactcgcaccaagtcccgctcacccatcaccccctgtgctcgctgccccgtgtcctaactcgcaccgagtcccgctcacacattaCCTCCTGTACTCACAGCCCTGTGTCCTAActaacaccaagtcccgctcaccaatcaccccctgtgctcactgccctgtgtcctaactaacaccaagtcccgctcaccaatcaccccctgtgctcactgccctgtgtcctaactcgcaccaagtcccgctcacccatcaccccctgtgctcactgccccgtgtccgaacttgcaccaagtcccgctgacccatcaccccctgtgctcactgccccgtgacctaactcgcacccagtcccactcacccatcaccccctgtgctcgctgccccgtgtccgaactcaaaccgagtccctttcacccatcaccccctgtgctcgctgccccgtgtcctaactcgcaccgagtcccgctcacccatcaccccctgtgctcactgccccgtgtcctaactcgcaccaagtcccgctcacccatcaccccctgtgctcactgccccgtgacctaactcacacccagtcccactcacccatcaccccctgtgctcattgccccgtgtcctagctcgcacccagtcccgctcacccatcaccccctgtgctcactgccccgtgtcctaactcgcacccagtcccactcacccatcaccccctgtgctcactgtcccgtgtcctaactcgcaccaagtcccgctcacccatcaccccctgtgctcactgccccatgtcctaactcacacccagtcccactcacccatcaccccctgtgctcgctgccccgtgtcctaactcgcaccgagtcccgctcacccatcaccccctgtgctcgctgccccgtgtcctatctcgcaccaagtcccactcacccatcaccccctgtgctcgctgccccgtgtcctaactcgcaccaagtcccactcacccatcaccccctgtgctcgctgccccgtgtcctaactcgcaccgagtcccgctcacccatcaccccctgtgctcactgccccgtgtcctatctcgcaccaagtcccactcacccatcaccccctgtgctcgctgccccgtgtcctaactcgcaccaagtcccgctcacccatcaccccctgtgctcgctgccccgtgtcctaactcgcaccaagtcccactcacccatcacccctgtggtcgctgccccgtgtcctaactaacaccaagtcgcgctcaccaatcacgccctgtgctcactgccctgtgtcctaactcgcaccaagtcccgctcacccatcaccccctgtgctcactgccccgtgtccgaacttgcaccaagtcccgctgacccatcaccccctgtgctcactgccctgtgacctaactcgcacccagtcccactcacccatcaccccctgtgctcgctgccccgtgtccgaactcaaaccgagtcccgttcacccatcaccccctgtgcttgctgccccgtgtcctaactcgcaccgagtcccgctcacccatcaccccctgtgctcactgccccgtgtcctaactcgcaccgagtcccgctcacccatcaccccctgtgctcactgccccgtgtcctaactcacacccagtcccactcacccatcaccccctgagctcactgccccgtgtcctagctcgcacccagtcccgctcacccatcaccccctgtgctcactgcccgtgtcctaactcgcaccaagtcccgctcacccatcaccccctgtgctcactgcaccatgtcctaactcacacccagtcccactcacccatcaccccctgtgctcgctgccccgtgtcctaactcgcaccgagtcccgctcacccatcaccccctgtgctcgctgccccgtgtcctaactcgcaccgagtcccgctcacccatcaccccctgtgctcgctgccccgtgtcctaactaacaccaagtcccgctcacccatcaccccctgtgctcgctgccccgtgtcctaactcgcaccaagtcccgctcacccatcacccgctgtgctcactgccccgtgtccgaacttgcaccgagtcccgctcacccatcacccccggtgctcactgccccgtgacctaactcgcacccagtcccactcacccatcaccccctgtgctcgctgccccgtgtccgaactcaaaccgagtcccgttcagccatcacccccagtgctcgctgccccgtgtcctaactcgcaccaagtcccgctcacccatcatcccctgtgctcgctgtcccgtgtccaaactcgcaccaagtcccgctcacccatcaccccctgtgctcgctgccccatgtccgaactcgcaccaagtcccactcacccatcaccccctgtgctcactgacccgtgtcctaactcaaactgagtcccgttcacccatcaccccctgtgctcactgccccgtgtcctaactc is a window from the Pristiophorus japonicus isolate sPriJap1 unplaced genomic scaffold, sPriJap1.hap1 HAP1_SCAFFOLD_2202, whole genome shotgun sequence genome containing:
- the LOC139245381 gene encoding NADH-ubiquinone oxidoreductase chain 5-like codes for the protein MSVCLFISVCVCLCVSVFISMCVCVCVCVCVFISLCVYVFISVCVYVCVCVFISVCVCICVYFCVCVGVCMCLFLCVCVCVYFCVCVCMCVYFCVCVCICVYFCVCVCVCLFLCVCLFLCVCVCMYVCVCLCVCVCVFISLCVCVCACMCVYFCVCVCVFISLCVCMCVYFCVCMYVCVCLCVCVYVCMSVFISVYFSVCVCMCLFLCVCMCVYFCVCVYVCVFISVCVCVYFCVCVCVCMCVYFCVCVYVCLYVFISVSVCVCVCLCLFLFISLCVCMCVYLCVCLCVCVFISVCVCLCVCLCLFLCVCVCVCLCLFMCVCVYFCVCVRVCVCVFISVCVCVLFCFCISVCLCLFVCVTCSTPQGDDRGRVKRADKEQTEDGVACVREVPATEGRRLLLHKNIT